The proteins below come from a single Acidovorax sp. NCPPB 4044 genomic window:
- a CDS encoding IPTL-CTERM sorting domain-containing protein, with translation MFLTLARWAGASAPPGGSRAFPAAAARGVRHALLAAGLAAGGAAFAQTTDVLVNQDAVPASASGPAGGTFHYVVKVRHNTGSAATGVRLTDTLPVGAVFRSVTTSPAGASCLPAIAPGTTITSANRTVQCDLGTLAVNAIKTVDFELVLPSVSTNWINTARVTRNETDSDPSNDALDRRITTTEAADLSLTVATDPLAPPGSPIAPGQPYAYLVDVGNLGPIDIPAAGRVQVSFSVPSGAAVTRAGGTNGWTCSPTASNASPLVSPGAPAPATVVTCSRPGALASGATLPQLRVEAAPNVQGSITTSFSVKGYKDGSTEMPDGQLNNNTDTAEVNVAGTASDVSLAKAVSGGTTYAIGDEVAYTLTPRMNGGTPLDGVPVRVVDTLGTGLSFVSAAGTGWTCSAAGQAITCDLAAATAANYTNLPAITVRAQVQQIGTLANSGAVTLTGRADPNTNNNTTPDVFITATNVADLQITKSASNYQNGQGVAVAIGQTYQYRLRVRNLGPLAVPATSGATPQHPIMVVADSVPAGVTLTAMNAASGAGWTCSALPIVGPGTFSCERSAGLAVNANAPDIVVDAVRTSAGSVTNNACVNFNPASGGTRVDPWLNDSAHGINCQGIGVGASSQTPGSEVSADVRVVKTVDQPSVPAGELLTYTMVVTNLGPSTATNVSLRDALGSLVSKTGAPGLASVNTTAGSCTPSGATGGTSATLVCQLGTLASGASATVTVAVRPTVATTGQRTNTATAFSADVVDPVLGNNTSPVQSEVTARVDLVASKTVSPTPRAISGEPITYTVRARNDGPSSAENVWLRDTLPAGTVLIGTPTATGGGTCDPVGNGGVLNCRWGTTGASVLLASGGQYEVTYRLRPTTAWTAGQMLNNEVEIGTATDEPNLTNNKAQAQVELTQPELDVLVSMAHSADAIALGAETTYTITVKNSGPSFGTNVVMTDTFPVTHPTNGATSATFGYTGNLTVDQNGTCTQPAVGATTGSVVCTFPGLAKDEIATITFRMKALSLPAGAESGTVFHKAVVTVRETEFLRGGQDVLVNNTTYDQTSTKRDPIATDLSITKTGPDGPLAPGADVDYVLTVRNLGPLTSQGAQALDTLPAGLSFVSSTDCTFAGGAVNCTVGELLSGASRDFRFKARLNSPYNGARPLVNTATLDAPGDTNPGNNSSSKTTTVQPPPDQLSAIPTLSQWGLIVLSCLLGLLALRQSTPGSRRGR, from the coding sequence ATGTTTCTCACTTTGGCCCGATGGGCCGGCGCATCCGCGCCGCCCGGCGGCAGCCGCGCGTTCCCCGCGGCAGCGGCGCGCGGTGTCCGCCATGCGTTGTTGGCGGCAGGCCTGGCGGCCGGCGGCGCGGCATTCGCCCAGACCACGGATGTGCTCGTCAACCAGGACGCGGTGCCGGCATCGGCCTCGGGCCCGGCGGGCGGCACCTTCCATTACGTAGTCAAGGTGCGGCACAACACCGGCAGCGCCGCCACGGGCGTGCGGCTGACCGACACGCTGCCCGTGGGCGCGGTGTTCCGTTCGGTGACCACCAGCCCGGCAGGCGCCTCCTGCCTGCCCGCCATCGCGCCGGGCACGACCATCACCAGCGCCAACCGCACCGTGCAGTGCGATCTCGGCACGCTGGCCGTGAACGCCATCAAGACGGTGGATTTCGAGCTGGTGCTGCCTTCGGTCTCCACCAACTGGATCAACACCGCGCGCGTCACGCGCAACGAGACCGACTCCGACCCCAGCAACGACGCGCTGGACCGCCGCATCACCACCACCGAGGCGGCGGACCTGTCGCTGACGGTGGCGACCGACCCGCTTGCCCCGCCCGGCAGCCCCATCGCTCCCGGCCAGCCGTACGCCTACCTGGTGGACGTGGGCAACCTCGGCCCCATCGACATCCCGGCCGCGGGCCGGGTGCAGGTGTCCTTCAGCGTGCCCTCCGGCGCCGCGGTGACGCGCGCGGGCGGCACCAATGGCTGGACCTGCTCGCCCACGGCCTCCAATGCCTCGCCGCTGGTCTCGCCCGGCGCACCGGCGCCCGCCACGGTGGTGACCTGCTCGCGTCCCGGCGCGCTCGCCAGCGGCGCTACGCTGCCGCAACTGCGCGTGGAAGCCGCACCCAACGTGCAGGGCTCCATCACCACCTCGTTCTCGGTCAAGGGCTACAAGGATGGCTCCACCGAGATGCCCGACGGCCAGTTGAACAACAACACCGACACGGCCGAGGTCAACGTGGCCGGCACGGCGTCCGATGTCTCCCTCGCCAAGGCGGTGAGCGGCGGCACCACCTACGCCATCGGCGATGAAGTGGCCTACACGCTCACGCCGCGCATGAATGGCGGCACGCCGCTCGACGGCGTGCCGGTGCGCGTGGTGGACACCCTGGGCACGGGGCTGTCGTTCGTCTCCGCCGCGGGCACGGGCTGGACCTGCAGCGCCGCGGGCCAGGCCATCACCTGCGACCTGGCCGCCGCCACCGCCGCCAACTACACCAACCTGCCGGCGATCACCGTGCGGGCGCAGGTGCAGCAGATCGGCACGCTGGCCAACAGCGGGGCGGTGACGCTCACGGGCCGCGCGGACCCGAACACCAACAACAACACCACGCCCGACGTCTTCATCACCGCCACCAACGTGGCCGACCTGCAGATCACCAAGTCGGCGTCCAACTACCAGAACGGCCAGGGCGTGGCGGTGGCCATCGGCCAGACCTACCAGTACCGGCTGCGCGTGCGCAACCTCGGACCGCTGGCCGTGCCGGCGACCTCGGGCGCCACGCCGCAGCACCCCATCATGGTGGTGGCCGACTCGGTGCCGGCGGGCGTGACGCTCACCGCGATGAATGCCGCCTCCGGCGCCGGCTGGACCTGCAGCGCGCTGCCGATCGTGGGCCCCGGCACCTTCAGCTGCGAGCGCAGCGCGGGCCTGGCGGTGAACGCCAACGCCCCCGACATCGTGGTGGATGCCGTGCGCACCAGCGCGGGCTCGGTCACCAACAACGCCTGCGTGAACTTCAACCCCGCCAGCGGCGGCACGCGCGTGGACCCGTGGCTGAACGACTCCGCCCACGGCATCAACTGCCAGGGCATCGGCGTGGGCGCCTCCAGCCAGACGCCGGGCAGCGAAGTCTCCGCCGACGTGCGCGTGGTGAAGACGGTGGACCAGCCCTCCGTGCCGGCCGGCGAACTGCTCACCTACACCATGGTGGTGACCAACCTGGGCCCGAGCACCGCCACCAACGTGAGCCTGCGCGATGCGCTGGGCAGCCTGGTGTCGAAGACCGGCGCGCCGGGCCTGGCGTCGGTGAACACCACGGCCGGCTCCTGCACGCCCTCGGGCGCGACGGGCGGCACCTCGGCCACGCTGGTGTGCCAGCTCGGCACGCTCGCGAGCGGCGCCAGCGCCACGGTGACCGTGGCCGTGCGGCCGACGGTGGCCACCACGGGCCAGCGCACCAACACCGCCACCGCGTTCTCCGCGGACGTGGTGGACCCGGTGCTGGGCAACAACACCTCGCCCGTGCAGAGCGAAGTCACGGCGCGCGTGGACCTGGTCGCCTCCAAGACCGTGTCGCCCACGCCGCGCGCCATCTCCGGCGAGCCCATCACCTACACGGTGCGCGCGCGCAACGACGGCCCGTCGTCGGCCGAGAACGTCTGGCTGCGGGACACGCTGCCGGCCGGCACCGTGCTGATCGGCACGCCCACCGCCACCGGCGGCGGCACCTGCGACCCGGTCGGCAACGGCGGTGTGCTCAACTGCCGCTGGGGCACCACCGGCGCGAGCGTGCTGCTGGCGAGCGGCGGGCAGTACGAGGTCACCTACCGCCTGCGCCCGACCACCGCGTGGACGGCCGGCCAGATGCTGAACAACGAGGTCGAGATCGGCACCGCGACCGATGAGCCCAACCTGACCAACAACAAGGCGCAGGCACAGGTCGAGCTGACGCAGCCCGAGCTGGACGTGCTGGTATCGATGGCGCACAGCGCCGACGCCATCGCGCTCGGCGCCGAGACCACCTACACCATCACGGTGAAGAACTCGGGCCCGTCGTTCGGCACGAACGTGGTGATGACCGATACCTTCCCGGTCACGCACCCCACCAACGGCGCCACGTCGGCCACCTTCGGCTACACCGGCAACCTGACGGTGGACCAGAACGGCACCTGCACGCAGCCTGCCGTGGGCGCGACGACGGGCAGCGTGGTCTGCACGTTCCCCGGGCTCGCCAAGGACGAGATCGCCACCATCACGTTCCGCATGAAGGCGCTCAGCCTGCCGGCGGGCGCCGAATCCGGCACCGTGTTCCACAAGGCCGTGGTGACGGTGCGCGAGACGGAATTCCTGCGCGGCGGCCAGGACGTGCTGGTGAACAACACCACCTACGACCAGACCTCGACCAAGCGCGACCCCATCGCCACCGACCTGTCGATCACCAAGACCGGCCCGGACGGCCCGCTCGCGCCCGGCGCGGACGTGGACTACGTGCTCACCGTGCGCAACCTGGGCCCGCTCACGAGCCAGGGCGCCCAGGCCCTCGACACGCTGCCCGCGGGGCTGTCGTTCGTATCGTCCACCGACTGCACCTTCGCGGGCGGCGCGGTGAACTGCACGGTCGGCGAACTGCTGTCCGGCGCCAGCCGCGACTTCCGCTTCAAGGCCCGGCTCAACTCGCCCTACAACGGCGCGCGCCCGCTCGTGAACACGGCCACGCTGGATGCGCCGGGGGACACCAACCCCGGCAACAACAGCTCGTCCAAGACGACCACCGTGCAGCCGCCGCCGGACCAGCTCTCGGCGATCCCGACGCTGTCGCAGTGGGGCCTGATCGTGCTGTCGTGCCTGCTCGGCCTGCTGGCCCTGCGCCAGTCCACGCCAGGCTCGCGGCGCGGACGGTGA
- a CDS encoding ABC transporter substrate-binding protein codes for MPLPAAPSTPRSGPSPAAPVHPPHGRGLRALRALRALGACALAAGLAGTAQAQPAGVSVMHWWVSGGERASMDTIRDHALARGIGWTESSSPGSGTARYTDVLAARVRAGQVPSAAQMIGYEIHEWARRGLLDNLDDIAAREEWDEVVPDEIQRISKWQGHWVAAPFNAHSTNWLWVNRALAARLGATRPPDTWDDLIALLDRARAAGIAPIAVGHEAWEHTLLFESVAAGTGGAAFYRRAFVDLDPEAVTDAVATAIFERMRKLSDYLDPGFMRRRWDEATVRVARGQALMQIQGSWVDGEFRVRGLYAGVDYQCWRFPDTQGMVLFNSDQFIFFRRPAREREAQLHLASILLDRDLQTAVNLRTGAAPARVDVREAPFNTCGRQAIAELRGANMRRTLLGSIGMGNAHPSAVKVAIYDVVTRHLQRRIDTPTAVAALREAIARHR; via the coding sequence ATGCCCCTGCCCGCCGCCCCGTCGACACCCCGCTCCGGCCCGTCCCCGGCCGCGCCCGTCCACCCTCCGCACGGTCGGGGCCTGCGTGCCCTCCGTGCCCTCCGTGCGCTGGGGGCGTGCGCCCTGGCGGCGGGCCTGGCGGGCACGGCCCAGGCGCAGCCGGCGGGCGTGTCGGTGATGCACTGGTGGGTATCGGGCGGCGAGCGCGCGAGCATGGACACGATCCGCGACCACGCCCTGGCGCGCGGCATCGGCTGGACCGAGAGTTCATCGCCCGGCAGCGGCACCGCGCGCTACACCGACGTGCTCGCCGCCCGGGTGCGCGCCGGCCAGGTGCCCTCGGCCGCGCAGATGATCGGCTACGAGATCCACGAATGGGCGCGCCGCGGGCTGCTCGACAACCTGGACGACATCGCCGCGCGCGAGGAGTGGGACGAGGTGGTGCCGGACGAGATCCAGCGCATCTCCAAATGGCAGGGCCACTGGGTCGCCGCGCCGTTCAACGCGCACTCCACCAACTGGCTCTGGGTGAACCGGGCCCTGGCGGCACGCCTGGGCGCCACGCGCCCGCCCGACACCTGGGACGACCTGATCGCCCTGCTCGACCGCGCACGCGCCGCGGGCATCGCGCCCATCGCGGTGGGCCACGAGGCCTGGGAGCACACGCTGCTGTTCGAATCGGTCGCGGCGGGCACGGGCGGCGCGGCGTTCTACCGGCGCGCGTTCGTCGACCTCGACCCCGAGGCAGTCACCGACGCCGTGGCGACCGCGATCTTCGAGCGCATGCGCAAGCTCTCGGATTACCTCGATCCCGGCTTCATGCGCCGCCGCTGGGACGAGGCCACCGTGCGCGTGGCGCGCGGCCAGGCGCTGATGCAGATCCAGGGCTCGTGGGTGGACGGCGAATTCCGCGTGCGCGGCCTGTACGCGGGCGTGGACTACCAGTGCTGGCGCTTCCCGGACACGCAGGGCATGGTGCTGTTCAACAGCGACCAGTTCATCTTCTTCCGGCGGCCCGCGCGCGAGCGCGAGGCACAGCTGCACCTCGCCTCCATCCTTCTGGACCGCGACCTGCAGACCGCCGTGAACCTGCGCACCGGCGCGGCACCCGCCCGCGTGGACGTGCGCGAGGCGCCCTTCAACACGTGCGGCCGCCAGGCCATCGCCGAGCTGCGCGGGGCCAACATGCGCCGCACGCTGCTCGGCTCCATCGGCATGGGCAATGCCCATCCGTCGGCCGTGAAGGTCGCCATCTACGACGTGGTCACGCGGCACCTGCAGCGCCGGATCGACACCCCCACCGCGGTAGCGGCGCTGCGCGAAGCCATCGCGCGCCACCGCTGA
- a CDS encoding response regulator transcription factor has product MRIAVLDDDFILLELIQATAAKAGHTCHLFQEGRELLKALRTETYDLLVVDWHLPDMEGIEVIRAVRAGPMPGLPILFVTRRNAEQDLVAALESGADDFMTKPLRMGEFMARCGALLRRAYPQAASGALVFGRYRFDPEQRSLQVDGDPVELKNKEYELALFLFQNAGRLLSREHLREIVWGDIHDAPSRSLDTHISRLRAKLALVPGHGYVINAVYGVGYRLEVAAPA; this is encoded by the coding sequence ATGCGCATCGCAGTCCTCGACGACGATTTCATCCTGCTCGAACTCATCCAGGCCACGGCCGCGAAGGCCGGCCACACCTGCCACCTCTTCCAGGAGGGACGGGAGCTGCTGAAGGCGCTGCGCACGGAAACCTACGACCTGCTGGTGGTGGACTGGCACCTGCCCGACATGGAGGGCATCGAGGTGATCCGCGCCGTGCGCGCCGGGCCTATGCCGGGCCTGCCGATCCTGTTCGTGACGCGGCGCAATGCCGAGCAGGACCTGGTGGCCGCGCTGGAGAGCGGTGCGGACGATTTCATGACCAAGCCCCTGCGCATGGGCGAGTTCATGGCGCGCTGCGGCGCGTTGCTGCGCCGCGCCTACCCGCAGGCGGCGTCGGGCGCGCTGGTGTTCGGCCGCTACCGCTTCGATCCGGAACAGCGCAGCCTGCAGGTGGACGGCGATCCGGTCGAGCTGAAGAACAAGGAATACGAGCTGGCGCTCTTCCTGTTCCAGAACGCAGGCCGGCTGCTCTCGCGCGAGCACCTGCGCGAGATCGTGTGGGGAGACATCCACGACGCGCCCTCGCGCTCGCTGGACACCCACATCTCGCGGCTGCGCGCCAAGCTGGCGCTGGTGCCGGGCCACGGCTACGTGATCAACGCGGTCTACGGGGTGGGTTACCGGCTGGAGGTGGCGGCTCCCGCCTGA
- a CDS encoding serine/threonine protein kinase, producing the protein MPAMPLPTAPDGDAPPHPYAPLTPDLVLDALAAIGLHGDGRLMALGSYENRVYQAHLEDGARVVAKFYRPGRWSDAQILEEHAFSAELAAAEVPVVAPLVVDGRTLHAHAGFAFSVSPWRGGRTPDLDDFETLEWIGRFLARIHTVGAARPFTHRPALDVRSFAAEPRDALRATQAIPLDQESAWLAACEDAIQLIAEKLMEPATPGTSGTQGTSRPALLRLHGDCHPGNVLWTPADLPGGGPHFVDLDDARTGPAVQDLWMLLSGDRRQRTQQLSALLDGYEQFRDFDRRELALIEPLRTLRLIHYSAWLARRWSDPIFPINFPWFGSSDYWRGQVDMLHEQIEAMQEEPLAA; encoded by the coding sequence ATGCCGGCCATGCCCTTGCCCACAGCGCCTGACGGCGACGCCCCGCCCCACCCCTACGCCCCGCTCACGCCCGACCTCGTGCTGGACGCGCTCGCGGCCATCGGCCTGCACGGCGACGGCCGCCTGATGGCCCTGGGCTCCTACGAGAACCGCGTGTACCAGGCCCACCTGGAAGACGGCGCGCGCGTGGTGGCCAAGTTCTACCGGCCCGGCCGCTGGAGCGATGCGCAGATCCTCGAAGAACACGCGTTCTCCGCCGAGCTGGCCGCCGCCGAGGTGCCCGTGGTCGCGCCGCTCGTGGTGGACGGCCGCACGCTGCACGCGCACGCGGGCTTCGCTTTCTCCGTCAGCCCCTGGCGCGGCGGGCGCACGCCCGACCTGGACGATTTCGAGACGCTGGAATGGATCGGCCGCTTCCTCGCGCGCATCCACACCGTGGGCGCCGCGCGGCCCTTCACGCACCGCCCGGCGCTGGACGTGCGCAGCTTCGCGGCCGAGCCGCGCGATGCGCTGCGCGCCACCCAGGCGATCCCGCTGGACCAGGAATCCGCCTGGCTCGCGGCCTGCGAGGATGCTATTCAATTGATAGCAGAAAAGCTAATGGAACCGGCGACACCAGGCACTTCTGGCACCCAGGGCACATCCAGGCCGGCCCTGCTGCGCCTGCACGGCGACTGCCACCCCGGCAACGTGCTGTGGACGCCCGCCGACCTGCCCGGCGGCGGCCCGCACTTCGTGGACCTGGACGACGCGCGCACGGGCCCGGCCGTGCAGGACCTGTGGATGCTGCTGTCGGGCGACCGCCGCCAGCGCACGCAGCAGCTCTCGGCGCTGCTGGACGGCTACGAGCAGTTCCGCGACTTCGACCGGCGCGAGCTGGCGCTGATCGAGCCGCTGCGCACGCTGCGGCTCATCCATTACAGCGCCTGGCTCGCGCGGCGCTGGAGCGATCCGATCTTCCCGATCAACTTCCCGTGGTTCGGCAGCAGCGACTACTGGCGCGGCCAGGTGGACATGCTGCACGAGCAGATCGAGGCCATGCAGGAAGAGCCGCTGGCAGCGTGA
- a CDS encoding metallophosphoesterase family protein: MKIALFSDIHANRQALDACLAHARAQGAEQFALLGDLVGYGGDPVHAVDSVMQLAAQGAPCVLGNHDAAALDPPVDSPLLGEQSAQWTHGQLAPRHLEFLAGLPLTRRLGASALLVHASVDGPEQWHYVHDAGAAERSMAAASAIDPAIRYVFCGHVHEQALYFLTPTAKLMRFVPQPGVPVPVPPHRQWLAVVGSVGQPRDRDVRAMYALFDDGAATITFHRVPYDHTAAATAVRAAGLPAFFADRLEEGR; the protein is encoded by the coding sequence ATGAAGATCGCCCTGTTCTCCGACATCCATGCCAACCGCCAGGCCCTGGACGCCTGCCTGGCGCATGCGCGGGCCCAGGGCGCCGAGCAGTTCGCGCTGCTGGGCGACCTGGTGGGCTACGGCGGCGACCCGGTGCATGCGGTGGACAGCGTGATGCAGCTGGCCGCGCAGGGCGCGCCCTGCGTGCTCGGCAACCACGACGCCGCGGCGCTGGACCCACCCGTCGATTCGCCGCTGCTGGGCGAGCAGAGCGCGCAGTGGACGCACGGCCAGCTCGCGCCGCGCCACCTCGAATTCCTCGCCGGCCTGCCGCTTACGCGCCGGCTGGGCGCCTCCGCGCTGCTGGTGCACGCGAGCGTGGACGGCCCCGAGCAGTGGCACTACGTGCACGACGCGGGCGCGGCCGAGCGCAGCATGGCGGCCGCGAGCGCCATCGACCCGGCGATCCGCTACGTGTTCTGCGGCCACGTGCACGAGCAGGCGCTCTACTTCCTCACGCCCACGGCCAAGCTCATGCGCTTCGTGCCGCAGCCCGGCGTGCCCGTGCCCGTGCCGCCGCACCGCCAGTGGCTGGCGGTGGTGGGCTCGGTGGGCCAGCCGCGCGACCGCGACGTGCGCGCGATGTATGCGCTCTTCGACGACGGCGCGGCCACGATCACCTTCCACCGCGTGCCCTACGACCACACGGCCGCCGCCACCGCGGTGCGCGCCGCGGGCCTGCCCGCCTTCTTCGCCGACCGGCTCGAAGAAGGCCGCTGA
- a CDS encoding serine/threonine protein kinase, producing MKLLSPGTAVDGFVVHECLHAGGMAHIYRVACADPAQDPGFPLVMKVPRMTAGDGAENIVGFEVELQILPALQGPHAPRFVAAGDLARLPYLVMEYIGGDTLQHRLDAGVPPDAAAIARLGAAMALAAHSLHQQNVCHLDLKPANVLLRPDGSAVLLDFGLSFHAHYPDLLAEEMREAVGSPAWIAPEQVVGVRGDLRSDVFALGVMLYELATGELPFGAPATRGGLRQRLWMTPRPPRQHRPGVPPWLQEVILRCLEPEAAQRYPSAAHLAFDLANPGQVPLTERAHRLRGPGVRAHLRRWLRAAGMHYQPSPLPARLIEAAPILMVALPGEDASDATLQSLREAATRSLGIRPGARLACVTVVSPSASSATDPDRSETTLHRRHLVRLRQWAAGLDLRSHGASFHVLESGDVAQALVRYAAGNRVGVMILGAATHGVTLQRFVDTIPLRVVRDAPCTVILVKPPQAPDAAPPRPTLPALPTPPGPPGDNAGHALAHSA from the coding sequence ATGAAGCTGCTCTCCCCCGGCACCGCTGTGGACGGATTCGTGGTGCACGAATGCCTGCACGCGGGCGGCATGGCCCATATCTACCGCGTGGCCTGCGCCGATCCCGCGCAGGACCCGGGCTTTCCGCTGGTGATGAAGGTGCCGCGCATGACCGCGGGCGACGGCGCCGAGAACATCGTTGGCTTCGAGGTGGAGCTGCAGATCCTGCCCGCGCTGCAGGGCCCGCACGCGCCGCGCTTCGTGGCGGCGGGCGACCTCGCGCGGCTGCCCTACCTCGTGATGGAGTACATCGGGGGCGACACGCTGCAGCACCGGCTGGATGCGGGCGTGCCGCCGGACGCCGCCGCCATCGCGCGGCTGGGCGCGGCCATGGCGCTGGCCGCGCACAGCCTGCACCAGCAGAACGTCTGCCACCTCGACCTCAAGCCCGCCAACGTGCTGCTGCGCCCGGACGGCAGCGCCGTGCTGCTGGATTTCGGGCTGTCGTTCCATGCGCACTACCCGGACCTGCTGGCCGAGGAGATGCGCGAGGCCGTGGGCTCGCCCGCGTGGATCGCGCCCGAGCAGGTGGTGGGCGTGCGCGGCGACCTGCGCAGCGACGTGTTCGCGCTGGGCGTGATGCTCTATGAACTGGCCACCGGCGAGTTGCCCTTCGGCGCGCCGGCCACGCGCGGCGGCCTGCGCCAGCGCCTCTGGATGACGCCGCGCCCGCCGCGCCAGCACCGGCCCGGCGTGCCGCCCTGGCTGCAGGAGGTGATCCTGCGCTGCCTGGAGCCCGAGGCCGCGCAGCGCTACCCCTCGGCCGCGCACCTGGCCTTCGACCTCGCCAACCCCGGGCAGGTGCCGCTCACCGAGCGCGCGCACCGGCTGCGCGGGCCGGGCGTGCGCGCGCACCTGCGCCGCTGGCTGCGCGCGGCCGGCATGCACTACCAGCCGAGCCCGCTGCCCGCGCGGCTCATCGAAGCCGCGCCCATCCTCATGGTGGCGCTGCCCGGCGAGGACGCGAGCGACGCCACGCTGCAGTCGCTGCGCGAGGCGGCCACGCGGTCGCTGGGCATCCGGCCCGGCGCGCGGCTGGCCTGCGTGACCGTGGTCTCGCCCTCGGCCAGCAGCGCCACCGACCCCGACCGCAGCGAGACCACGCTGCACCGCCGCCACCTCGTGCGGCTGCGGCAGTGGGCCGCGGGGCTGGACCTGCGCAGCCACGGCGCGAGCTTCCACGTGCTCGAATCGGGCGACGTGGCCCAGGCCCTGGTGCGCTACGCGGCCGGCAACCGCGTGGGCGTGATGATCCTGGGCGCGGCCACGCACGGCGTGACGCTGCAGCGCTTTGTCGACACGATCCCGCTGCGCGTGGTGCGCGACGCGCCCTGCACCGTGATCCTCGTGAAGCCACCGCAGGCGCCGGACGCCGCCCCGCCACGGCCCACGCTCCCGGCGCTGCCGACGCCCCCCGGCCCCCCCGGCGACAATGCCGGCCATGCCCTTGCCCACAGCGCCTGA
- a CDS encoding PoNe immunity protein domain-containing protein has translation MRDTQKTTDYFADNISFATKAMLKRFQDTEQFPRVEGRPGRAHDLVAYALQIVILRYSAGDEIQAIKGSVLQWIEASELQQRVLASLPPKHEDKVMYERVTLDTVYDALTMMAFAKALHFKPEEMKRLIDAIGHPGEDALIDEAARALGDAQRPVAEACKFPKVYDPLLEIWRSEPADRPAKLLAFSKVWKKKIKPIYWSDSLNGAEGAYFGYWCFDVALAAIVLGIDDQKLRDNPYYPKDLVDAARAKQTTPGG, from the coding sequence ATGCGTGACACACAGAAGACCACCGATTATTTTGCCGACAACATTAGCTTTGCGACGAAAGCGATGTTGAAGCGCTTCCAGGACACGGAGCAGTTTCCGAGGGTTGAGGGGCGCCCTGGGAGGGCGCATGACCTGGTGGCCTATGCCTTGCAGATCGTCATTCTTCGCTACAGCGCGGGGGACGAGATCCAAGCCATCAAGGGGAGCGTCTTGCAATGGATTGAAGCCAGTGAACTACAGCAGCGCGTGCTTGCATCACTTCCTCCAAAGCACGAGGACAAAGTCATGTATGAGAGGGTGACCTTGGACACGGTGTATGATGCGCTGACCATGATGGCCTTCGCCAAGGCCCTGCACTTCAAGCCCGAGGAAATGAAGCGCCTCATCGACGCCATCGGGCATCCGGGCGAGGATGCATTGATCGACGAAGCGGCACGCGCGCTGGGCGATGCGCAACGGCCCGTCGCCGAAGCCTGCAAGTTCCCGAAGGTCTACGACCCATTATTGGAAATCTGGCGCTCCGAGCCCGCAGACCGCCCCGCCAAGCTGCTGGCCTTCTCCAAGGTCTGGAAAAAGAAGATCAAGCCCATTTACTGGTCCGACAGCCTGAACGGCGCCGAGGGCGCGTATTTCGGCTACTGGTGCTTCGACGTGGCCCTCGCCGCCATCGTGCTCGGCATCGATGACCAGAAACTGCGCGACAACCCCTATTACCCCAAGGACCTGGTCGATGCGGCCAGGGCGAAACAGACCACGCCGGGCGGCTGA